CACTTCAACTATAATTATAATAATAGTTTTTAGAAAAAATTTGGAAACACCCTTTTATGCCACATCTCAAAAGCATCTTAATTCTTAGTACCAGTTGATTAGATTCTATAGTCTGGAATTTGGATCTACCTGGGCCCTTTGTGTATCAACATGTGTAAGGTATATGATTATCCACAAAAAGTAAAAAATACCTCAATGGCATAAAAAGTAAAAACTGCCTCTATGACTCTACTTTGTTGCTCGTTCACCGTACCTATCTAGAGTTAGATTTTGCTCGTTCAAATCGTACCTGGTGCATATGTTCTCGCATAGAATGTCCTAcacttaaatatatttttattttattaaaatgatttagGCATTCGAACAGATAACCTAATGCATAGCAACCAGACGGTCCAGACAATTAAATTTGTGCCAAGaacaaaatttaataaaataaaaagctcACATTAGTTATCTGTTCGACGGATAATGCGAAACCTTCTTTAGGGATTTGGTAAAATGTGCTTGTTCCTTTGACATCAATGTCCACATGAAACAATCTGCAAAGTCATGAACATAATTTCTCACTAATATATATTTTGCAAACAATTTAACAATTCTGACACACAAGTTCCATTTAATCATGCAATCAGAGTACTAAAAAACACATTAAAGTGAAATTTAATAAAACTCAGGAGACTAGCTAGATTTGCTCTAATTTCTAACTGACAAACCTACCAGAGGTTGCTGGATCAAATTGAATGTCAAAATCATACTTCAATGCAAGGTGAGTATTTAAAGGGATCATAACATATGGAGGAGTACTACCATAATTCTTATTTATTAAGTGTTAGGTATGTAAAATGAATTGCTCTAGTAAATGTAAAGTATTCAATTTTTTGTGATGTTAGAGATACAGGAGCAACTACATTTTTCCTATTATTCATTGTATTTTATTTATGACAAAGTTTAGGTGGATGCTGTTTTCAATCATTTATTATATTAAGGCACTATACTTTATTCATCACAGAAAGAGTCAGTAAATATGTTAATAAAAGAATGGTACAGCATCTATTTAAGAAACTTTAAAGTTCTTGAAGCTAGTAAAGGATGACATCTAGTTGCTGCATGAGCACTCAAACTGCATGGATTCATGTCACTCTCTGTATTTAATCTATCTTTCATAAATCCTCAGAGACTCTTAAAAATTTGTCAACAAAAGTTGGTTCCTCATAAATGGTTCTCCCAATCCCTCCCCTTCTATTCACCAAAAAAAACTAAACTGGAAGACAATTAGTAGACGCTTTTATTGGAGTGTTAAAAATGATCATTTAGTCATTCATCCAAAAACACAAAAGGTGGTAGTTTATCAGTTTAATATTTCAATCACGCCTGTGCACGGTGAAAGAACTGCAAATTTTTGCTCTCGCAGTATTGCGCTCATTCCCTTGATGGGAGTCGAGTGTGTTCAAATATAAAAGTTGTTTTTCACTATTAAGTCAAATAGTTTAACTTTTAATCTCTCTTGTAGATTAGGTAATGAACTTTCCAACATCTCCGCATCAGTACTCAAGACTTGAAAATTATAGGCATCTCAAACCACCAAAAAAAAATGGGAGGCGACAGGGGACGATACTAAaagggttaaatatcaagtaAGTCACTTACTGCGTCCAAATATATCAAGTGAGTTACtgattacaaaactgactcaaataagtcactcatttgaaaatttgtatcaaaaatatcactCTATATCAGTCTATCGTTAGTCAGAGttcttaaaagtattatatattgagtttcgcacattttttatgaatgatattataTTCAAATGAAAGGTTCCGAGTTctactattttagataatatttctagtttttaaaaatttgatcaactatttatttttaattttttgattgttttatttgatttaaataaaaataaatagtatataaattttaaaaaattttaaaatattatctaaaatactagaactcagaatcttttatttggatgtaatatcattcataaaaaatgtgtgaaactcaatatataatacatttaagaatttcgactaatgatagagtgatatttttgatacaaattttcaaatgagTGACTTATTTGAGTCAGTTTTATAATCAGTAACCCACTTGATACATAACCCACTTGATACATTTGGACGCAGTAAGTGACCTACTTGATATTTAAAATTTATGGACAATTTCACCTCCAGAGCATGATCAGCATTAATTTACAATTAATAGATGCATCTCTCCCTCCCCCTCTCTCAGCAGATAACAAAAATTTGAAGTCAGGGGTTATGATACAATTTTTTAAAGTCAGGGGAACAAAATGTAAACATTATAAACAACGGGGAATAATATAAGAAAACAAGGAACGAGTGCCTTCTACCATTCGATTCCTCAATGTTATGCATTTAAATTTCTCCTACAAACTATTTCGATTGCACGAACTTTTTGTTAAAATTTACAAAATGTATTACTAATAATAACAAATAAGGTCCAAGTGTCCATGTTTCTTGGATGATGAGATGAGAGGAAGTCTTGCCCGCTTTCTAATTGCAAATCTTGATGtcttcgcatggagtcattcagataTGATAGGAATCGACCCGGAGGTAATGTGTCACCGTTTGAATATCCTCCCGAATTGCAAAGGTATACGTCAGAAATGCCGTCCGGTAAGTGGAGAAAGGGCAATAGCGTTAAAAGAAGAAGTGGACCGGTTGTTGGAGGTGGGGCTGATCAAAGAGTCTTTCTACCCCGAATGGCTTGTAAATCCGGTACTGGTGAAGAAACCGAACGGGAAGTGGAGAacatgtgtggatttcacagATCTCAATAAGGCCTGTCCAAAGGACAGCTTCCCGTTGCCAAGAATCGATCAGTTGGTTGACGCAACGGCGGGGCATGCGTTgttgagttttatggatgcatactccggttacaatcaaattccgatgtatggccccgatcatgaacatacatccttcattactgacagggggttatactgttacataggaatgccgtttggattgattAATGTTGGCGCGACCTACCAGCGGttggtaaacatgatgttcaagGATCAAATCGGAAGAActatggaagtgtatgtggatgatatgctgGTAAAGTCCAAGGTAGCGGGTGACCACATGAAGCACTTGATGGAAATGTTTGACATTCTGAGGAGGTTTCGTATGAAATTAAACCCGCAAAAATGTGTGTTCGGCGTGGAGTCGGGCAAGTTTCTCGGGTTCATTGTCAACcacaggggaattgaggccaaccctgCAAAGATCAAGGCATTGATGGATATGAAGTCACCCACCAATGTGAAATAAGTGCAGAGTTTGACTGGGAGAATTACCGCGTTAAATCGATTTATTTCCAAGTCGTCCGATAGATGCAAGGAATTTTTCAAGGCGATCAAATTAGCGAAGATgctttcaaaagaatcaaggagcaaCTGGGAAACCCTCTCATGTTGTCAAAGCCGTTGGATGGGGAGTCTCTAATACTGTACCTCGCAGTTTCTGAATATTCGATCAGTGCAGTTCTGGTAAGAGAAGAAGATGGGCAGCAATCACCAGTGTACTACGTGAGCAAACGGTTACACGACGCTGAAACTCGCTACACAAGCATGGAGAAACTGGTTTACGCCCTAATTCTTGCGTCAAGAAAATTGCGACCGTATTTTCAAGCCCATAGAATTGAAGTTCGTACAGCGAACCCACTGCGACAGGTCTTGCACAAACCAGAGTCATCAGGCAGAATGCTGAAATGGgctgtggagttgggacagtttgatttggaatatgtACCTCGAACAACAATAAAAGGGCAAGCCTTAGCCGATTTCTTGTTAGAATTTAATTCTGAAATTGATGATAAAGCTTTGGTAATGCTACATCCGCCTCATTCTGAGGAGTCTTTGGAAGAGTTTCTGCAtccttggtggatcttgcatgtggatggggcGTAACCATGGAGGAGCGGGTGCGGGTATAGTACTTGTATCTCCGGAAGGCCACCATCTGATGAGCGCcattcatttcaagttttatgcaaccaataatgatgcggagtatgaGGCGCTGATTAATGGCCTGAAAATCGCTTTGGAAATGGGGGTGCGGAACTTAATTGCAAAAAGTGACTCAGAGTTGGTAGTGAATCAGGTGAACGGGGGATTTCAAGCGCGAGGCCCACAAacagaattatacttgagatgtACACAGCGCCTGATTGGAATGTTCAAAGAAGTTAGATTGGAATGTGTTCCGCGGGAGAAAAACAGTAATGCGGATGCTCTGGCAAAAATGGGGTCGCAACAAGAGGCTGTGTTGTTAGGATCCATCCCCCTTGGAATCCAGGAgattcctagtatcccagagGTAGAAACTATGCGAGTggatgaggctcccaaggaaacatggatgacgcccattctAGCTTACATTCGTAAGGGAATACTCCCCGAGGATAAGTTTATGGCTCGCCGACTCCGCTATCAGGCTGCAAGATACGTGATATACGACGAAGTCCTGTACAAGAGAGGGTTCAACCAACCTCTGCTTAGGtgtgttgaagaagaagaaggaaattacatcctaagagaggtgcatgaaggaatctgtggcaatcactcgggggtaattcgttggcaatgaaagttttgcgccaagggtattattggcccacaatgagagaagatgctacaaattttgtcagggcatgtgatcgctgccagcgcttTGCAAACTACTCGTCTATGCCGGCGACACTCTTGACGCCTATGGCAAGCCCGTGGCCGTTCGCCATGTGGGAAATTGATCTTATCGGGGAATTGCCGAAAGCTAAAGGAGACATCAAATATGCAGTGGTTGCGgtcgattactttactaaatgggcggaAGCTATGCCACTGGCTACTATCATCACAAAGAAAATCAGATATTTTGTTTTCAACTCAATTGTATGtaggtttggaatcccttacaagcttgtctccaacaatggaaagcagtttgatagcaaggagttgcgacaactgtgtgaggagttgaaaatcaagaaggagtttgcggcagtctatcatcctcaaagcaatggaCAAATAGAAGCtgttaacaaaataataaagcataccctcaaaaccaagctggaggaacgtaaagggaattggcatgaagaactcccgaaggtgatgtggtcatacaacactacatcgtgatctactacgggagaaacgccgtttatgctgacttatggctacgaagctatggtccccgtggaaGTTGGATCGGGATCACTTCGCAGAGATTGTTACGGGAAAAAAGATGatgaggttaatcaaaggcttcatttagATCTCTTAGAGGAGACGAGGGAAAATTCTCAGCTAAGGCTAGCGGCATATCAGCAGCGTGccgcaaggtattataacaagaaggtaaaagGACAATTGCTGAAGGTGGGGGATTTGGTACTTAGGAAAGTGATACCCAATACAAAGAACCCccaacatggagtgtttggagctaattgggaaggaccgtacaaaATAAAGTCCATCCTGTGGaaggggacttatcaccttgaagataTGGACGGGAAGCTAGTTCCGCGAGCTTGGAATgcggaacatctccgaaagtattaccAGTAAGGCGTGGCTTTGGCCCCTTgcatatttcttttatcattttGGGTTATGCCCAGATTATAGACTAGAATTAAaaaaattcctcctagcctagggggtagtgcatgtactacttatcttgggactagttgaagggtcattttttagaaataatttccccacagagcatagtagccgtgggactggtgcacttttgacatcagagcgcattataaataaaattttgaaactttCCAAAAGGATATTTGCTTAGTTTGCTTGGTCTCCTGACACGTCCTAAatatagggcgcgccctaagctagggttttatatgaatcaaactcaagtaaaatgtactattttcaaggacgcgcccaagttaTCTTGGTTGATGCTCCTTTAGACTGGATGTTACTGTAATATTGACAACATaattaaaaaagaaaaagtgcTTGTCAAAGACGCGTCCTGCTCGAAGGATGATGTATTTTGGATCAAAGGTGAGGCGCGTCTTGATTGATAGTTCTATGTGGGTTTTAACTGAAGTAGTGGCTGCTAAAAGGAACAATAGAACTTGAGTAAAAATGGAACTAGAAAGTGTACTATTTCCAAGGACGCGCCCAAGTAATATTGGTTGATGCTCTTTCAGTTGAATGTTTccttaatttaaaaaaaaaacaagtcCCTACCGAGGACGCGTTCTCCCGGAGAGAAAACATTTCTGAAAGATAACGTTAAGGTATGTCAAACAGTTAGGACGCGCCCCATTGTGCCTTGTGCCTTGGTTAAACACATAAGTACAGCGTAGTGCCGTGCTCATGCACTTTTCGGAACAAACAAAGACGCGTCCAACTAGAGAGGACGCGCCCACAGTGGATATTTGCTTGACGGAGTGAAAAATAATAACAATTAGTCAAAGGCGACGCGCCCTTAACACAAGGCGCGCCCATATAAATGACTACTTGAGTAAAAAAGAAGTGCAAGTGA
The sequence above is drawn from the Apium graveolens cultivar Ventura chromosome 2, ASM990537v1, whole genome shotgun sequence genome and encodes:
- the LOC141691847 gene encoding uncharacterized protein LOC141691847, with protein sequence MSAIHFKFYATNNDAEYEALINGLKIALEMGVRNLIAKSDSELVVNQVNGGFQARGPQTELYLRCTQRLIGMFKEVRLECVPREKNSNADALAKMGSQQEAVLLGSIPLGIQEIPSIPEVETMRVDEAPKETWMTPILAYIRKGILPEDKFMARRLRYQAARYVIYDEVLYKRGFNQPLLRACDRCQRFANYSSMPATLLTPMASPWPFAMWEIDLIGELPKAKGDIKYAVVAVDYFTKWAEAMPLATIITKKIRYFVFNSIVSMVPVEVGSGSLRRDCYGKKDDEVNQRLHLDLLEETRENSQLRLAAYQQRAARYYNKKVKGQLLKVGDLVLRKVIPNTKNPQHGVFGANWEGPYKIKSILWKGTYHLEDMDGKLVPRAWNAEHLRKYYQ